One stretch of bacterium DNA includes these proteins:
- a CDS encoding uracil-DNA glycosylase encodes MNKQERFLDYKKRVFSCRDCPLWETRTNVVIGDGNIDAKIVLVGEGPGENEDLQGRPFVGRAGKLLEEVLLENGLTREEVWITNVIRCRATIREEGSVRNRPPRPQEVQACKKWLEEELSIVKPKVIVCLGGPSAEVIIHRGFKMTEERGLWFKSLYAPFAIATYHPAYVLRQPGRAFDELRWMLSEDIAEARRRAESLQGEETEEKVIIPPPDEGGEQLNLF; translated from the coding sequence ATGAACAAGCAGGAGAGATTTTTGGATTATAAAAAGAGGGTTTTCTCTTGTAGAGATTGCCCCCTTTGGGAAACCCGCACAAATGTGGTCATAGGGGATGGGAATATAGATGCGAAAATCGTCTTGGTCGGAGAAGGACCTGGGGAGAACGAGGATTTGCAGGGACGCCCTTTTGTGGGGAGAGCGGGTAAGTTGCTTGAGGAAGTTCTCCTGGAAAACGGCTTAACTCGGGAAGAGGTTTGGATAACGAATGTAATAAGGTGTAGGGCAACTATAAGGGAGGAGGGAAGCGTTCGCAATCGCCCTCCTCGCCCTCAAGAGGTGCAAGCCTGCAAGAAATGGCTGGAAGAAGAGCTATCAATCGTTAAGCCTAAAGTGATTGTTTGTTTAGGTGGTCCGTCGGCTGAGGTCATCATACATAGGGGATTCAAGATGACGGAGGAACGAGGGCTGTGGTTTAAGAGCCTATATGCGCCATTTGCCATCGCCACATATCATCCTGCCTATGTCTTGAGGCAGCCTGGGAGAGCCTTTGACGAGCTGCGCTGGATGTTATCCGAGGATATAGCGGAGGCAAGGAGGAGAGCGGAGAGCCTGCAAGGCGAGGAAACGGAAGAAAAGGTCATAATACCTCCGCCAGATGAGGGAGGAGAGCAGCTCAACCTCTTTTAA
- a CDS encoding HIT domain-containing protein, whose amino-acid sequence MKILWAPWRSTYVTEAGKSEECIFCKKLNGSDEENLVIWRGKSCFAMLNIFPYNNGHLMIAPYRHIASLNDLNEEEKLELMEALSLLIEVLREALKCHGFNIGMNIGRVAGAGVPDHIHLHIVPRWEGDTNFMPVIGETKVIPQSLSATYQLLKATLEKRK is encoded by the coding sequence ATGAAAATACTTTGGGCACCTTGGAGGTCAACATATGTGACGGAAGCAGGAAAAAGCGAGGAATGCATATTCTGTAAAAAACTCAACGGAAGCGACGAGGAAAACCTCGTCATATGGCGAGGGAAAAGCTGCTTCGCTATGCTCAATATATTTCCTTACAACAATGGGCATCTTATGATTGCTCCTTATAGACATATCGCCTCCCTAAACGATTTGAACGAAGAGGAAAAGTTGGAATTGATGGAAGCTTTGAGCCTTTTGATTGAGGTCTTAAGAGAAGCCCTTAAATGCCATGGTTTCAATATCGGGATGAATATCGGGAGGGTAGCGGGAGCGGGTGTCCCCGACCACATTCATCTCCATATCGTTCCTCGCTGGGAGGGAGATACCAACTTTATGCCCGTTATCGGGGAGACGAAGGTAATACCCCAAAGCCTGTCCGCAACCTATCAACTTCTCAAAGCTACCCTGGAGAAGCGAAAATGA
- a CDS encoding prepilin-type N-terminal cleavage/methylation domain-containing protein codes for MRRRGFTLIELLVVIAIIAILAGILFPVFSRSREQAKKAACMSNMRQIGLALMQYVQDWDETFPMGDPQAWGDLLIFNYPQDACCMGWSANPWWSAAARLMPYIKNASIWHCPSAPDTGQQAGWPEAWPGAFAVNYAYRHCVAAGPATGVKWTMSRIARPSQTMILHERGDNHETKACMCGDPRSVEAAYNMIFADGHAKFVKAGTLRWVRFGNQYWGYPAYDPNWLPYGPGQWGPDPALGWDID; via the coding sequence ATGCGTCGGCGTGGTTTTACATTGATAGAGCTGCTCGTTGTGATAGCGATAATCGCTATCTTGGCGGGCATCTTGTTCCCGGTCTTTTCAAGGTCAAGGGAGCAAGCTAAAAAGGCTGCTTGTATGAGCAATATGCGGCAGATTGGGCTGGCGCTTATGCAATATGTTCAAGACTGGGATGAGACCTTCCCCATGGGCGACCCCCAAGCTTGGGGCGACCTCCTCATCTTCAACTATCCTCAGGATGCCTGCTGTATGGGATGGTCAGCCAACCCCTGGTGGAGCGCTGCCGCTCGCTTAATGCCGTATATTAAAAATGCGAGTATTTGGCATTGCCCAAGTGCGCCCGATACGGGACAGCAAGCTGGTTGGCCTGAAGCGTGGCCAGGTGCGTTCGCCGTTAACTATGCCTACAGGCACTGCGTGGCTGCGGGACCTGCAACGGGCGTCAAGTGGACGATGTCCCGCATAGCTCGCCCATCCCAAACGATGATACTTCACGAAAGGGGAGATAACCACGAGACGAAGGCATGTATGTGCGGAGACCCTCGTTCGGTAGAGGCAGCTTACAATATGATTTTCGCCGATGGGCACGCCAAATTCGTCAAGGCGGGAACACTTCGCTGGGTGAGATTCGGCAACCAATATTGGGGCTATCCCGCCTACGACCCCAACTGGCTACCTTATGGTCCCGGTCAATGGGGTCCTGACCCCGCTTTAGGTTGGGATATAGATTAA
- a CDS encoding PD40 domain-containing protein, whose product MRKSLYALFVIALSLLWREEGFATIEETVFPPDIFSLAVSPDGRKVYFTSNIHTGDVIYEPAELFVVDLATREINQLTEPLNFTAGRQLAISPDGSTIACVLYSYPKGDSIYFINPDGSNFREFTSDNYGGGDPVWSPDGNFLAISTWRESETPVGGILIVDKTGNDIAWVVAGDNSYPLAWAPNGQYLLIVRGVKNSQGDIVRTLWRVDLDLTKPFPATAFIQLTNPDEGDWGSVVSISPDSSKIIYALANEVWVMNADGSSREVLFSLADNFFIEGVAWLPSGDRIVLIAQNGNTAANIYLINPDGTGLQQITNFTDYLAKGEKPATIAGSVGRDKFSQKIFPTRNPLKGLAGNTKGTKITKNKVSPSGKMSRRNWVSDSQRGYPIRGEEHKSPRMPIFAGALSLSALGYVLWKFLKILA is encoded by the coding sequence ATGAGAAAATCTCTATATGCTTTGTTTGTAATAGCTTTATCCTTACTATGGAGAGAAGAAGGCTTTGCTACAATAGAAGAAACAGTATTCCCGCCAGATATTTTTAGCCTAGCGGTCTCTCCCGATGGTAGAAAAGTATACTTCACCTCTAATATCCATACAGGCGATGTTATATACGAACCAGCTGAGCTTTTTGTGGTGGACCTTGCGACAAGAGAGATTAACCAGCTTACAGAACCGCTTAATTTTACTGCTGGAAGACAACTCGCTATATCACCTGATGGCTCCACAATTGCATGTGTTCTTTATAGCTATCCAAAAGGAGACAGTATATACTTTATCAATCCGGATGGATCAAATTTCCGTGAGTTTACCAGTGATAATTATGGGGGAGGGGATCCAGTTTGGTCTCCTGATGGCAATTTCTTAGCAATTTCTACTTGGAGAGAAAGCGAAACGCCAGTAGGTGGCATTTTAATAGTTGATAAAACTGGAAATGATATAGCTTGGGTTGTCGCTGGGGATAATAGTTACCCTCTCGCCTGGGCGCCCAACGGTCAATACTTGCTCATTGTAAGGGGTGTGAAAAATAGCCAAGGAGATATTGTCAGAACTTTATGGCGTGTTGACCTGGACTTAACAAAACCCTTTCCTGCCACAGCTTTCATTCAGCTTACTAATCCAGACGAGGGAGATTGGGGCAGTGTTGTTTCAATATCACCTGACAGTTCAAAGATTATTTATGCTTTAGCGAATGAGGTATGGGTTATGAATGCTGATGGCTCTAGTAGAGAAGTTTTGTTTTCATTGGCTGATAACTTCTTTATAGAAGGTGTCGCTTGGCTTCCATCAGGTGACAGAATAGTGTTAATAGCACAAAATGGAAACACTGCGGCAAATATCTACCTTATAAACCCCGATGGAACAGGATTACAGCAAATAACTAATTTCACTGATTATTTAGCAAAGGGAGAAAAACCTGCCACAATAGCAGGGAGTGTTGGGAGGGATAAGTTTTCACAAAAGATCTTCCCGACGAGAAATCCGCTCAAGGGATTGGCAGGCAATACTAAAGGAACCAAAATCACCAAAAACAAGGTAAGCCCTTCTGGGAAGATGAGCAGAAGAAATTGGGTTAGCGACAGCCAACGGGGCTATCCTATAAGGGGAGAAGAACATAAATCACCCAGAATGCCAATATTTGCTGGAGCGCTTTCTCTCTCTGCTTTAGGTTATGTACTTTGGAAGTTCTTGAAGATATTAGCTTAA
- the cimA gene encoding citramalate synthase: protein MITLYDTTLRDGAQMEGISFSLEDKIRIARKLDEFGIHYIEGGWPASNPKDLAFFKKMSEEPLKNAKLAAFGSTRRANRKPEDDTNLVMLVQMDTPTVTIFGKAWDFHVREVLHVSLEENLKMIEESIRFLKSFNREVIFDAEHFFDGYKSDPAYALECLKAAEEAGADVICLADTNGGCLPNEVGEITAVVKEKVKVSLGIHAHNDSETAVANSIAAVQAGATHIQGTINGYGERCGNANLCSIIPILVLKMGYEVIPKERLKNLVELSHFVAELANIVPANNMPFVGRSAFAHKGGVHVDAIMKNPRSYEHIEPEAVGNERRILVSELAGASTIVYKTRRLDIDLTKESKETRLILDKLTELENEGYHFEGAEASFELLVKKLTGGYRKLFDLLGLRVIVEKRKEDEKFVTEATLKLSVNGVVTHTVAEGDGPVHALDNALRKALLQFYPELEKIRLTDFKVRVISGSEGTAAKVRVLVESFDGEEVWSTIGVSTNIIEASWQALVESIEYRLLKGGR from the coding sequence ATGATAACCCTTTACGATACCACTCTGCGTGATGGCGCCCAGATGGAGGGCATATCCTTTTCCCTTGAGGATAAGATTCGCATAGCTCGTAAACTTGACGAGTTCGGCATACATTACATTGAGGGCGGATGGCCTGCCTCCAATCCCAAGGACCTCGCCTTCTTTAAGAAGATGAGCGAGGAACCCCTCAAAAACGCCAAGCTTGCCGCCTTCGGCTCAACAAGGAGGGCTAACCGCAAGCCGGAGGACGATACTAACCTTGTTATGCTTGTCCAAATGGATACTCCTACAGTTACAATCTTCGGCAAAGCTTGGGACTTTCATGTCAGGGAGGTCCTCCATGTTTCCCTTGAAGAGAATCTCAAGATGATAGAGGAATCAATCCGCTTTCTCAAATCCTTCAATAGAGAGGTAATATTTGACGCAGAGCATTTCTTTGACGGCTATAAATCCGACCCCGCCTACGCTTTGGAATGCCTGAAAGCAGCCGAGGAAGCAGGCGCCGATGTCATCTGCCTTGCCGATACAAACGGTGGTTGCCTGCCAAACGAGGTAGGGGAGATAACCGCTGTTGTTAAGGAGAAGGTAAAAGTGTCCTTGGGCATCCATGCCCATAATGATTCTGAAACGGCTGTAGCTAATTCCATCGCAGCTGTGCAAGCCGGTGCCACTCACATTCAGGGGACGATAAACGGCTATGGGGAAAGATGCGGAAACGCCAATCTCTGCTCAATAATCCCCATCCTCGTCTTGAAGATGGGATATGAGGTCATTCCCAAGGAAAGATTGAAGAATCTCGTTGAGCTTTCCCATTTCGTTGCGGAGTTAGCCAATATTGTGCCCGCAAACAATATGCCGTTTGTCGGGAGGTCAGCTTTCGCGCATAAGGGAGGCGTGCACGTTGATGCTATTATGAAAAACCCTCGCTCCTACGAACACATAGAGCCAGAGGCAGTTGGGAACGAGAGGAGAATCCTCGTCTCGGAATTGGCTGGCGCCTCAACAATCGTCTATAAGACGAGAAGATTGGATATAGACCTCACGAAGGAATCTAAGGAAACGCGCCTCATCTTGGATAAATTGACTGAATTGGAGAACGAGGGCTATCATTTTGAGGGAGCAGAAGCCTCCTTCGAGCTCTTGGTAAAAAAATTAACAGGCGGATATAGAAAGCTCTTTGACCTCTTAGGTCTGCGGGTGATAGTGGAGAAGAGGAAAGAAGACGAGAAATTCGTCACTGAAGCTACTTTGAAATTGAGCGTAAACGGGGTGGTCACACATACCGTCGCAGAGGGAGACGGACCCGTCCACGCTCTGGATAACGCCCTGAGAAAGGCGCTCCTGCAATTCTATCCAGAGCTGGAGAAAATCCGCCTAACTGATTTCAAAGTGAGGGTGATAAGCGGAAGCGAAGGAACAGCTGCGAAGGTGAGGGTATTGGTTGAATCGTTTGACGGAGAAGAGGTTTGGTCTACAATAGGCGTTTCCACGAACATCATTGAGGCTTCATGGCAAGCGCTCGTTGAGTCAATAGAATATAGACTATTAAAGGGAGGAAGGTAA
- a CDS encoding polyprenyl synthetase family protein gives MSEALKRFFTSSLKLVEKDMEEVLGQFELPLYDFMRYHLGWKDEKGSWLKEKERRKYGGKRIRPLMLLLLTKFFGGKPQLAVPSASAVEFLHNFSLIHDDIEDGDEVRRFRPTVWKIWGIPQAINLGSSMQALVNLSALRLRENFPEVVVNRVLEELTWAILRMTEGQYLDLKMQKEAEAIVNDYLDMIRRKTGALFERSCRISAILAGKDEETIERAGKFGMFFGLAFQIKDDYLGIWGEPEKIGKPAEDIHKGKKSFPIVFALNKSTRKEELEGILSKEEKSEEEIERALEILEEVGAESYTREICESYVDDAIFHLSQLKGRSSLKREIENWVRESLRIS, from the coding sequence ATGAGTGAGGCTTTGAAAAGATTTTTTACTTCCTCCCTAAAACTCGTTGAAAAGGATATGGAGGAGGTTTTAGGGCAATTTGAACTCCCTCTTTACGACTTTATGCGTTATCATTTAGGATGGAAGGACGAGAAGGGGAGTTGGTTAAAAGAGAAAGAGAGAAGGAAATACGGCGGGAAGAGGATTCGTCCCTTAATGCTTCTTCTTCTAACAAAATTTTTCGGTGGGAAACCCCAGCTCGCTGTTCCCTCCGCTTCCGCGGTTGAGTTTCTTCACAATTTCTCCCTCATTCACGATGATATTGAGGATGGAGACGAGGTTAGGCGGTTCCGCCCAACGGTTTGGAAAATCTGGGGGATACCACAGGCGATAAATCTCGGCTCATCAATGCAGGCTCTTGTCAATTTATCCGCGCTTCGCTTGAGGGAAAATTTTCCAGAGGTAGTCGTCAATAGGGTTTTGGAGGAGCTAACTTGGGCGATATTGAGGATGACGGAAGGGCAATATCTTGATTTGAAGATGCAAAAAGAAGCGGAAGCGATAGTGAACGATTATCTTGATATGATACGGAGGAAGACGGGAGCGCTGTTTGAGCGTTCCTGTAGGATATCGGCTATATTAGCGGGAAAAGATGAGGAAACGATTGAAAGGGCGGGCAAATTCGGGATGTTTTTCGGCTTGGCTTTCCAAATCAAGGATGACTATCTTGGGATTTGGGGTGAACCTGAGAAGATAGGGAAGCCAGCTGAGGATATCCACAAGGGGAAGAAGAGCTTCCCCATAGTTTTCGCCCTCAACAAAAGCACAAGAAAAGAGGAATTGGAAGGGATATTGAGCAAGGAAGAGAAAAGCGAGGAGGAAATAGAAAGGGCATTGGAGATTTTAGAGGAGGTGGGAGCGGAAAGCTATACGAGGGAGATATGTGAATCCTATGTTGATGATGCTATCTTTCATTTATCACAATTGAAGGGAAGGAGTTCGTTAAAGAGGGAAATAGAGAATTGGGTGAGGGAAAGCTTGAGAATCTCCTGA
- the ispH gene encoding 4-hydroxy-3-methylbut-2-enyl diphosphate reductase has translation MGEGKLENLLKRAKGLGFCPGVRRAIRLAEEALQRGEVVYVIGDLIHNEGEMARLKQMGLRVAKDVEEIPPNSFMLVRAHGSPPQLLKRAEGKGIKIIDCTCSRVRRAQMTALKLYREGREVIIFGDKEHPEVQAMLGYIDGSGLVIENEEEAEELPSFERAGFLCQTTKGGERFLFIARILGGKIKDFRFEDTSCPEVERRKVVSREIAKEVDVMVIVGGRRSANTRRLKEACEEVGIESYIVEKGEDLKEEWFRGGKRIGITAGLSTPLWEIEAVEKEIRKILRRM, from the coding sequence TTGGGTGAGGGAAAGCTTGAGAATCTCCTGAAAAGAGCAAAGGGTTTGGGCTTTTGCCCTGGAGTTAGGAGGGCAATCAGGCTTGCCGAGGAGGCGCTTCAGAGGGGCGAAGTAGTCTATGTAATCGGGGATTTAATACATAATGAGGGGGAGATGGCGAGATTGAAGCAAATGGGCTTGAGGGTGGCAAAAGATGTTGAAGAGATACCCCCAAATAGCTTTATGCTTGTGCGAGCCCATGGCTCTCCTCCCCAGCTTTTGAAGAGGGCGGAAGGAAAAGGAATCAAGATAATAGATTGCACCTGCTCAAGGGTGAGGAGGGCGCAAATGACGGCTTTGAAGCTATATAGGGAGGGGAGGGAAGTGATTATCTTTGGGGATAAGGAACATCCTGAAGTGCAGGCGATGCTCGGATATATTGATGGTAGTGGGTTGGTTATAGAAAATGAGGAGGAGGCGGAGGAATTGCCATCGTTTGAGAGGGCGGGTTTCCTCTGTCAAACAACGAAAGGTGGAGAGAGATTTCTATTTATAGCGAGGATATTAGGAGGAAAGATAAAGGATTTCAGATTTGAGGATACATCCTGCCCGGAGGTGGAGAGGAGAAAGGTTGTGTCAAGGGAGATTGCTAAAGAGGTAGATGTGATGGTTATAGTGGGAGGGAGGAGGAGCGCCAATACACGGAGACTGAAGGAAGCTTGTGAGGAGGTGGGTATAGAAAGCTATATTGTGGAGAAAGGGGAGGATTTGAAGGAGGAATGGTTTAGGGGAGGGAAGAGGATAGGTATAACCGCTGGGCTTTCCACGCCACTCTGGGAGATTGAAGCAGTGGAGAAGGAGATACGGAAGATATTGAGAAGGATGTAA